The following coding sequences are from one Mugil cephalus isolate CIBA_MC_2020 chromosome 9, CIBA_Mcephalus_1.1, whole genome shotgun sequence window:
- the frya gene encoding protein furry homolog isoform X4 produces the protein MEGHQGRGVHLNKWSSWANFQAETWPPFAGGDGVRSGAKAPAVLEASPVGNGYSKPPIPPVCCPQGEKGPPAMLPISVDPESKPGEYVLKSLFANFTTMSERKIRIIMAEPLEKPLTKSLQRGEDPQFDQLISTMSSLAEYSLPSILRTLFDWYKRQNGLEEELHEYRPRANTKSKNDEQQRDYLLERRDLAIDFIFSLVLIEVLKQMPLYPSLDSLVNEVINLAFKHFRYKEGYHGPNTGNMHTVADLYAEVIGVLAQSKFPAVKKKFMTELKELRQKEQSPYVVQSTISLIMGVKFFRIKMYPVEDFEASFQFMQECAQYFLEVKDKDIKHALAGLFVEILVPVAAAVKNEVNVPCLRNFVDSLYDTTLDLSSRKKHSLAFYPLVTCLLCVSQKQFFLNRWHVFLNNCLSNLKSRDPKMARVALESLYRLLWVYMIRIKCESNTTTQGRLNTIVTTLFPKGSRSVVPRDMPLNIFVKIIQFIAQERLDFAMKEIIFDLLCVGKPAKAFSLNPERMNIGLRAFLVVADKLQQKDGEPPMPNTGSTLPSGNTLRVKKTYLSKTLTDEEAKVIGMSQYYFHVRKAIDNILRHLDKEVGRCMMMTNAQMLNKEPEDMITGERKPKIDLFRTCVAAIPRILPDGMSRPELIDLLSRLTIHMDDELRLIAQNSLQSLLVDFSDWRDDVLFGFTNFLLREVQDTHQGLLDSSLKLLLQLLTQWKLTLAAPGKSHDTAKTHAVELLQTSPSLKMPPERGPHSTVLHAVEGLALVLLCSCQLSTRRLAISVLKEIRSLFVTLGQSEDDDKPMIEIMDQLSPVIMESFVNVVVSDTATLPAGHPVDLQWLVEWNALLVNSHYDIRSPSHVWIFAQSVKDPWVLCVYSLLRQDNLPKHCPTALSYAWPYAFTRMQTLMPLVDPNNPVYAKKTSTSGSGDNYVTLWRNYLILCFGVAKPSIMSPGHLRASTPEITAPTPDSGVGYDNKVIGSPSVAWLLKQLVPLMRAESIELTESLVLGFGRTNALVFRELVEELHPLMKEALERRPENKKRRERRDLLRLQLLRIFELLADAGVISDSTNGALERDTLALGALFLEYVDLTRMLLEAENDKDAEILKDIRAHFSAMVANLIQCVPVHHRRFLFPQQSLRHHLFILFSQWAGPFSIMFTPLDRYSDRNHQITRYQYCALKAMSAVLCCGPVFDNVGLSPDGYLYKWLDNILACQDQRVHQLGCEVVILLLELNADQVNLFNWAVDRCYTGSYQLASGCFKAIATVCGSSKNYPGDIVTLLNLVLFKASDTNREIYEISMQLMQILEAKLFVYSKKVADQKPNSILYGTHGPLPPLYSVSLPQLSSQLARMYPELTLPLFSEVSQRFPTTHPNGRQIMLTYLLPWLRNIELVDSGLLLPVFTPCTSSYDSSSQLTSTGSSHQLKGTGWGSLQATSMVLNNLMFMTAKYGDDLPGPEMENAWNALVSNEKWSNNLRTTLQFLISLCGVSSDTTLLPYIKKVVIYLCRNNTMQTMEELIFELQQTDPVNPVVQHCDSPPFYRFSATSKVTTAASGTTSSSNTVVPGQESFPDTDDTKTAKENEERLSHIMRAHNRLESRYSNSSGGSYDEDKSEPLPPYAEWLMVVVESNQPYPLPMPLNGGCWAPLVDFLPETITPRGPLHRCNIAVIFMTEMVVDHSVREDWTMHLPLLLHALFLGMDHYRPEVFEHSKRLLLHLLITLSCNNNFQAIASVLLQTREINCTKTLTCKPNLQPDYLPSGGYDFLRECQASPVPDSGLSSSSTSSSLSLGGSSNNLPEISQDVEELVASTRMDEKTNKLIEFLTTRTYGPLWCHEDISAKNQISKSTGQLTNFLRHVVSVFKESKSDFHLEQQLSDVALQTALCSSSRHYAGRSFQVFRTLRQPISAHAVSDLLSRLVEVIGEHGEEVQGYVMEVLLTLESVVDNLAECLKNNDLMAILTRASSPDFLTSLKLLSNRKSTGQLNMRRDERSRHQRSSSVPKKFGEADRWSDPPRSATLDRIQAGEQQVLLARIRSSSSSKDNVTDPTSINHPSNLLATIFWVAVSLMESDFEFEYQMSLRLLNKLLANVSLDKQENREKLEKLQSQLKWSSFTGLQQLLLKGFTSVSTTDLTLQLFSQLTPVSRVPVVDTSQWIGFPLNVLCLLPHLVQNFDSPTQFCQVVAERIAQVCLEEKNAKLSNLAHVMTLYKTHSYTRDCFSWVNVVCRYLHEAFSDIALNLVTYMAELLEKGLPSMQQTLLQIIYSLLSHMDLSGIQAKPFNVEVLKTIEKFVQTVHWREALNILKLVVSRSASLVQPSLPQSDLSYEDISRVWDRSSKALPGKTLDFHFDISETPVIGRRYDDLQRSPGQDVKSRTTAVTRSTSSTSSGSTSNNVLVPVSWKRPQSSQKRTREKLVNVLSLCGQEVGLTKNPSVIFSSCGELDLIEHQPSLVSSDEGTRELDNMDDTTSEQQFRVFRDFDFLDVELEDGEELQGETMDNFNWGVRRRSMDSLDRSDLQPLEESQLSSSMPSLSKITHEDSDESSEEDSLSASQILSHSQLIVSLSPTAEVSSMDSPSPFFNTTSGDSTPLNTKNPSFEVQLPEDSKQRHEVTQEDEDTNVHEDDLSLSISELPPEYHCGDSLMVDSDYKGELDVDSFIPSLAEEERDDTLDSRSSPPPSPFFSAILAAFQPTVCDDAEEAWRSHINQLVSDSDGSCAVYTFHVFSSLFQSIQTKFCSLTCDAVSYLGDGLRGLGSKFLRSSQMLTSCSECPTLFIDADTIMSYGLLEKMKFSVLELQEYLDTYNNRKEAVLTWLSNCKATFPKSAGGTVITCQPMEHEEKQMESLAQLELCQRLYKLHFQLLLLFQSYCKLIEQVHAISSIPELTNMSRELNHLKSNLRAAAASVTDDELAGRESSCLEPTLCSSEAAVQAILEGLKNNEFPTAIRCIRECRTIWPNDIFGSPSEDEVQTLLNIYFRHQTLGQTGTFALVGSKQDLTDISAKLMELNGETRDMIRRAQGYRAITAFLPDSRVSGSTL, from the exons GTTTCCTGCTGTGAAGAAGAAGTTTATGACTGAGCTGAAGGAGCTGCGGCAGAAAGAGCAGAGTCCGTATGTAGTCCAGAGTACCATTAGCCTCATCATGGGGGTCAAGTTCTTCCGAATTAAGATGTATCCCGTTGAGGATTTTGAGGCCTCGTTTCAGTTCATGCAG GAGTGTGCCCAATATTTTCTGGAAGTCAAAGATAAGGACATTAAGCATGCCTTGGCTGGTCTATTTGTTGAGATACTGGTTCCTGTAGCAGCA GCTGTGAAGAACGAGGTGAACGTACCCTGCCTGAGGAACTTTGTGGACAGCTTGTACGACACAACCCTGGACCTGTCCTCCAGAAAGAAGCACTCCCTG GCGTTTTACCCATTGGTGACGTGCCTGCTGTGTGTCAGCCAGAAGCAGTTCTTCCTTAACAGATGGCATGTCTTCCTTAACAACTGCCTCTCAAATCTGAAG AGTAGAGACCCTAAAATGGCTCGTGTCGCACTGGAGTCTCTGTACCGACTCTTGTGGGTCTACATGATCAGGATAAAGTGTGAGAGCAACACTACGACGCAGGG TCGTCTCAACACGATTGTAACAACACTCTTCCCCAAAGGATCCCGCAGCGTGGTGCCGAGAGACATGCCTCTCAACATCTTTGTCAAAATCATCCAGTTTATTGCACAG gaAAGACTGGATTTTGCCATGAAGGAGATTATCTTTGACCTTCTATGTGTTGGGAAACCTGCAAAAGCCTTTAGTCTTAATCCTGAG agaaTGAATATTGGCCTGAGAGCGTTCCTGGTTGTCGCCGAtaagctgcagcagaaggatGGCGAGCCTCCCATGCCGAACACTGGCTCCACTTTGCCCTCTGGAAACACACTGCGAGTGAAGAAGACATACCTGAGCAAAACGCTGACAGATGAGGAGGCCAAAGTCATTG GTATGTCACAGTATTATTTTCATGTGCGGAAGGCTATTGACAACATCCTGAGGCACCTGGACAAGGAGGTGGGCCGCTGCATGATGATGACTAACGCTCAGATGTTGAACAAGGAGCCTGAGGACATGATCAC AGGTGAAAGGAAGCCCAAGATCGACCTGTTCAGGACATGTGTCGCTGCCATTCCACGTATTCTGCCTGACGGGATGTCAAGGCCGGAGCTCATAGACCTGCTTTCTCG GCTGACAATCCACATGGATGACGAGCTTCGACTCATAGCTCAGAATTCCTTGCAGAGTCTGCTGGTGGATTTCTCTGACTGGCGTGATGACGTACTGTTTGGATTTACCAACTTTCTGTTACGTGAGGTCCAGGACACCCACCAGGGATTGTTAGATTCTTCTCTCAAATtgctgctgcagttgctcaCACAGTGGAAGCTAACCCTGGCTGCTCCAGGGAAGAGCCATGACACAGCTAAAACACACGCTGTCGAG ctgctgcagaccaGCCCCAGCCTGAAGATGCCTCCTGAACGTGGTCCTCACTCCACTGTGCTGCACGCTGTGGAGGGGCTTGCACTTGTGCTGCTCTGCTCCTGCCAACTGAGCACCCGCCGGCTCGCCATCTCTGTGCTCAAAGAGATACGAAGTCTCTTTGTGACCCTCGGACAGTCTGAG GACGACGACAAACCAATGATAGAGATTATGGATCAGCTCAGCCCCGTTATCATGGAAAGCTTTGTCAATGTTGTGGTCTCTGACACG GCCACCCTGCCAGCTGGTCACCCTGTGGACCTTCAGTGGCTCGTGGAGTGGAACGCCTTGCTCGTCAACAGCCACTACGACATTAGGAGCCCCTCGCACGTGTGGATCTTTGCTCAGTCAGTCAAGGACCCCTGGGTGCTGTGTGTGTACAGCCTCCTCCGACAGGACAACCTGCCCAAGCACTGCCCCACAGCTCTCAGCTACGCCTGGCCCTACGCCTTCACTCGAATGCAGACACTCATGCCCCTGGTAGACCCAAA TAATCCAGTGTATGCCAAGAAGACCAGCACCTCTGGCAGTGGAGATAACTACGTCACTCTGTGGAGGAACTACCTGATCCTTTGCTTTGGAGTGGCCAAGCCCAGTATCATGAGCCCTGGCCATCTGAGAGCATCGACACCTGAGATCACGGCGCCTACACCTGACAGCGGTGTCGGCTACGATAACAAG GTTATCGGGAGCCCATCTGTGGCTTGGCTTCTGAAGCAGTTGGTTCCTCTGATGAGGGCAGAGAGCATCGAGCTGACGGAGTCATTAGTTCTGGGGTTTGGTCGCACCAATGCACTTGTGTTCAG GGAACTGGTGGAAGAGTTACATCCCTTAATGAAAGAAGCACTGGAGAGGCGACCTGAG AATAAGAAGCGGCGTGAAAGGCGAGACCTGCTGAGACTGCAGCTGCTGCGGATCTTTGAGTTACTAGCAGATGCAGGTGTCATCAGTGACAG taCAAACGGAGCGCTTGAACGTGACACCCTCGCCCTTGGTGCTCTGTTCTTGGAATATGTGGATCTCACCCGAATGCTTTTGGAAGCCGAGAATGACAAAGATGCAGAGATCCTGAAAGACATCCGAGCTCACTTCAGCGCCATGGTGGCCAACCTCATCCAATGTGTACCAG TGCACCACAGACGCTTCCTGTTTCCACAGCAGAGTCTGCGGCAtcacctcttcatcctcttcagcCAGTGGGCAGGCCCTTTCAGCATCATGTTCACCCCTCTGGACCGATACAGTGACAGGAATCACCAGATCACAAGATATCAGTATTGTGCTCTAAAG GCTATgtctgctgtgctgtgctgtgggCCTGTGTTTGACAACGTTGGCCTCTCTCCAGACGGATACCTCTATAAGTGGCTGGATAATATACTTGCTTGCCAGGATCAGCGG GTCCATCAGCTTGGCTGTGAAGTTGTCATCTTGCTCCTGGAGCTCAATGCTGACCAGGTCAACCTGTTCAACTGGGCTGTGGATCGCTGCTACACAGGCTCCTACCAGCTCGCCTCAGGCTGCTTCAAAGCCATCGCTACAGTGTGCGGCAGCAG CAAAAACTACCCCGGTGACATAGTAACGCTGCTGAATCTGGTGCTCTTTAAGGCCTCAGACACCAACAGAGAAATCTATGAGATTTCAATGCAGCTCATGCAG ATACTTGAAGCTAAATTGTTCGTGTACTCGAAGAAGGTTGCCGACCAGAAGCCGAATAGCATCCTCTATGGCACCCATGGTCCACTGCCACCCTTGTACAGCGTCTCCTTGCCTCAGCTGTCCAGCCAGCTGGCCAGGATGTACCCTGAACtcactcttcctctcttctcag AGGTTAGCCAGAGGTTCCCCACCACGCATCCCAATGGAAGGCAGATCATGCTGACCTATCTCCTGCCGTGGCTCAGAAACATAGAGCTGGTGGATAGCGGCCTGCTGCTCCCAGTCTTCACACCGTGCACCTCGAGTTATGACTCTTCAAGCCAGCTGACAAGCACAGGTTCATCACACCAGCTGAAAGGCACTGGCTGGGGCTCCTTACAAGCTACCTCGATGGTTCTCAATAACCTCATGTTTATGACCGCTAAG TATGGAGATGACCTACCTGGGCCGGAGATGGAAAATGCCTGGAATGCTTTAGTCAGCAATGAGAAGTGGAGCAACAATCTGAGAACCACACTGCAGTTTCTCATTAGCTTGTGTGGTGTCAGTAGCGACACCACCCTTCTGCCATAT ATCAAGAAAGTGGTGATATATCTGTGCCGAAATAACACCATGCAAACCATGGAGGAGTTGATATTCGAGCTACAGCAAACGGATCCAGTCAACCCCGTGGTGCAGCACTGCGACAGCCCGCCTTTCTATCGCTTCAGCGCCACAAGCAAAGTCACGACAGCGGCTTCAG GCACCACATCGAGCAGCAACACCGTTGTACCAGGCCAGGAGAGCTTTCCCGACACAGATGATACCAAGACTGCCAAAGAGAATGAGGAGAG GCTTAGTCACATAATGCGAGCACACAACCGCCTGGAATCTCGCTACAGCAACAGTTCAGGAGGATCGTACGACGAAGATAAGA GTGAACCTTTGCCTCCCTATGCTGAATGGCTGATGGTTGTTGTTGAGAGCAACCAGCCCTATCCTCTTCCCATGCCTCTGAACGGAGGATGCTGGGCTCCGCTGGTCGACTTTTTACCAGAGACCATCACTCCCAGAGGACCACTGCACAG GTGTAACATAGCCGTCATCTTTATGACGGAGATGGTGGTGGACCACAGTGTGAGAGAGGACTGGACCATGCATCTGCCATTATTGCTGCATGCGCTGTTTTTGG GTATGGATCACTACCGTCCAGAGGTGTTTGAGCACAGCAAAcgccttctcctccatctcctcatcACCTTGTCCTGTAACAACAACTTCCAGGCCATTGCATCAGTCTTACTGCAGACACGCGAGATCAATTGCACCAAGACTCTCACCTGCAAACCAAACCTTCAGCCGGACTATTTACCttcag GAGGTTATGACTTCCTGCGGGAGTGTCAGGCGTCTCCCGTGCCAGACTCCGGTCTGAGTTCTTCTTCGACGTCATCCAGTTTGAGTCTCGGGGGCAGCAGCAACAACTTACCAGAGATTTCACAGGACGTGGAGGAGCTGGTGGCCTCCACTAGAATGGATGAGAAGACCAACAAGCTCATTGAGTTTTTAACCACAAG AACATATGGACCTCTGTGGTGCCACGAAGACATTTCAGCCAAGAACCAAATTTCAAAAAGTACCGGGCAACTGACGAACTTTCTGCGACACGTGGTGTCTGTGTTCAAAGAGTCCAAGTCAG ACTTCCACCTagagcagcagctcagtgacGTGGCGCTGCAGACGGCCTTGTGCAGTTCATCGCGCCACTACGCCGGCCGCTCCTTCCAGGTGTTTCGAACCCTCCGTCAGCCCATCTCTGCCCACGCTGTGTCTGACCTGCTCTCCAGGCTGGTGGAGGTCATCGGCGAACACGGAGAAGAAGTGCAG GGCTATGTAATGGAAGTATTACTCACACTGGAATCTGTGGTGGATAACTTGGCTGAATGTCTCAAGAACAATGATCTCATGGCCATCTTGACGAG AGCGTCATCCCCAGATTTCCTCACCAGTTTGAAGCTGCTGTCCAACCGGAAGAGCACGGGGCAGCTCAATATGcggagagatgagaggagcagacatcagaggagctcttctgtccccaagaagttcgGAGAGGCGGACCGGTGGTCGGATCCGCCTCGCAGCGCCACGCTCGACCGCATCCAAGCCGGTGAGCAGCAGGTCTTGTTAGCCAGGATCCGCAGCTCGTCCTCGTCTAAAGACAACGTCACCGACCCGACGAGCATCAACCACCCCAGCAATCTGCTGGCCACCATCTTCTGGGTGGCAGTGTCACTGATGGAGTCGGACTTTGAGTTTGAGTATCAGATGTCTTTGAGGCTATTGAACAAGCTGCTGGCCAACGTGTCGCTGGACAAAcaggagaacagagagaagctggagaagctgcagagccAGCTGAAATGGAGCAGCTTCACGGggctccagcagctgctgctaaAGGGTTTCACCTCGGTGTCCACCACTGACCTCACTCTCCAGCTCTTTAGCCAGCTCACACCTGTGTCACGAGTGCCTGTCGTGGACACTTCACAGTGGATAG GTTTTCCCTTGAATGTTCTCTGCCTGCTCCCACACCTGGTGCAGAACTTCGACAGCCCCACGCAGTTCTGTCAAGTCGTTGCTGAGAGAATAGCCCAG GTATGCCTTGAGGAGAAAAACGCCAAGCTCTCCAACCTTGCTCATGTCATGACTCTGTACAAAACGCACTCCTACACGCGAGACTGCTTCTCTTGGGTCAACGTGGTGTGCCGATACCTTCACGAAGCTTTCTCCGATATCGCCCTGAACCTGGTGACTTACATGGCAGAG CTGTTGGAGAAAGGTCTCCCCAGTATGCAGCAGACCCTTTTACAGATCATCTACAGCCTCTTGAGTCACATGGACCTGAGTGGAATTCAAGCCAAACCCTTCAACGTAGAGGTGCTGAAGACAATTGAGAAATTTGTGCAG ACTGTCCACTGGAGAGAAGCGCTGAATATTCTGAAGCTGGTGGTTTCCCGATCAGCGAGTCTGGTTCAGCCTTCACTCCCACAAAGCGACCTCTCCTATGAGGACATCAGCCGTGTCTGGGACCGCTCCTCCAAGGCCCTGCCTGGGAAGACGTTAGACTTCCACTTTGACATATCCGAG ACGCCAGTGATTGGACGGCGTTACGACGATCTGCAGCGCTCTCCGGGCCAAGATGTGAAGAGCAGGACGACAGCAGTGACCCGCAGCACATCCTCCACGTCCTCTGGATCCACTTCCAACAACGTCCTGGTGCCAGTCAGCTGGAAAAGGCCTCAGTCCTCACAG aAAAGGACGCGGGAAAAACTGGTGAATGtattgtctctgtgtggacaaGAAGTGGGGCTCACAAAAAATCCATcg GTGATCTTCTCCAGTTGCGGGGAGCTGGACCTTATAGAGCACCAGCCCAGCCTGGTGTCCTCCGACGAAGGGACCCGGGAACTAGACAACATGGACGACACCACCTCAGAGCAGCAGTTTAGAGTCTTCAGAGACTTTGACTTCCTGGATGTTGAGCTTGAGGATGGAGAG GAGCTACAG GGAGAGACTATGGACAACTTCAACTGGGGGGTGCGTAGACGCTCCATGGACAGTCTGGACCGTAGTGACCTGCAGCCCCTGGAGGAGAGTCAGCTGTCCAGCAGCATGCCGAGCCTCAGCAAGATCACCCATGAAGACTCAGATGAGTCATCGGAGGAGGATTCTCTCTCTGCCAGCCAGATACTCTCTCACTCACAGCTT attgtCAGCCTCTCTCCGACCGCTGAAGTCAGTAGCATGgactctccctctccctttttcaATACAACTTCGGGAGATTCGACTCCTCTGAACACCAAAAATCCTAGTTTCGAGGTCCAACTGCCAGAGGACTCGAAGCAGCGG catGAGGTGACACAAGAAGACGAAGACACCAATGTCCACGAGGACGacctgtctctctccatcagtgAACTGCCGCCTGAATATCATTGCGGTGACAGTTTGATGGTGGACAGCGATTACAAAGGAGAACTGGACGTAGACAGCTTCATCCCTAG CCTTGCTGAGGAAGAGAGAGACGACACGCTCGATTCGCGTTCTTCACCGCCGCCGTCCCCCTTCTTCTCCGCCATCCTCGCGGCCTTCCAGCCAACGGTGTGCGACGACGCAGAGGAGGCCTGGCGGAGTCACATCAACCAGCTTGTGTCTGACTCGGACGGGTCCTGCGCGGTGTACacttttcatgtgttttcttcacTCTTCCAG AGTATCCAGACCAAATTCTGTTCCTTGACCTGCGACGCTGTGAGTTACCTTGGTGATGGTTTGAGAGGCTTAGGCTCAAAGTTTCTGAGGTCTTCACAGATGCTGACGTCATGCTCAGAGTGCCCGACGTTATTTATTGATGCGGACACG ATTATGTCTTACGGACTactggagaaaatgaaattcaGTGTGTTGGAACTTCAGGAATATCTTGACACCTACAACAACCGAAAGGAGGCGGTTCTCACT TGGCTGAGCAACTGCAAGGCCACCTTTCCCAAGAGTGCAGGAGGCACGGTGATAACATGTCAACCAATGGAGCATGAGGAAAAG CAAATGGAATCTCTGGCT CAACTGGAGCTCTGTCAAAGACTCTACAAACTTCACTTCCAGTTATTGCTGCTTTTTCAATCCTACTGTAAGCTGATTGAACAGGTCCACGCAATAAGCTCTATTCCTGAG CTGACAAATATGTCCAGAGAGCTGAATCATTTAAAGAGTAACCTgagggcagcagcagcctcgGTGACGGATGATGAGCTGGCTGGCCGTGAGAGCTCCTGCCTTGAGCCcactctctgctcctctgaggcCGCTGTGCAGGCCATCCTCGAGGGTCTGAAGAACAATGAGTTTCCCACAGCAATTCGCTGCATTCGAGAGTGCAG gACAATTTGGCCTAATGACATCTTTGGCAGTCCTTCTGAGGATGAAGTCCAAACGTTACTGAACATCTACTTCAGACATCAGACTCTAGGTCAGACAGGAACATTTGCTCTCGTGGGCTCAAAGCAGGACCTGACAGACATCTCTGCGAAGCTGATGGAACTTAATGGAGAGACTCGGGACATGATCCGGCGAGCTCAGGGCTACAGAGCTATCACGGCTTTTCTTCCAGACTCCAGGGTTTCAGGCTCGACTCTCTGA